The Sus scrofa isolate TJ Tabasco breed Duroc chromosome 4, Sscrofa11.1, whole genome shotgun sequence genomic sequence AACAGATCTTCACAACCTTCCTAAGAGTTAGGAAATTGGAACAAGAGTGACAGACAGAAGCTGGGCCTGGAAAGCAACCAGCTTCTTCTTTTCAGGGACTGTGCCTATGTACCAGCCAGCTGTCTATGGACACAAGAGCcacatttatttccttccttagcAACGCACAGAGTTATGTCTCCGCTCTTCGTCTATGGATGAATGTACAGGGACTATCATACCCAATACAGTATAAAAAGTCCTATAGGACTGATTGACTGGATATTAGGAAATATGTCCCAGATATAACCAGGGCCACTAAAATACTAAAGCATCACCAGCAACCAatcaatctaaaatataataaaaataaaaccagctaTATAACTGCAGCGGGTTTTGGACAAAGGCTAAAGTTAAGGAAGGCCAATGTAccctaagaataaaataaagtcaccATGGGATCTGAGATTTTGTTCTGTTGCTCTAAAGAGCTGCTGGACATGTGACAGAGACAAACTTCTGCTCACTCggtggtgccttttttttttttttttttttttttaaataatggaaaaggATCACTCATCAAACCAAGCAAAAGGAATTCTCATTACTTTTCTCTTCCAGGTACTTAGACGGCAGGCAGGTACAGCAAGTCCCCAAGAAAGGGATATGAACATTCCGGTTACCAATGGGAATCACTCCACCAGCCTTCAGGCTCATGCCCTTAGGATGAACTTGTTACTGTAAAGTGTGATTCATCACTCTCGAAGACCTCAGGATTAAGGCCTACAATAAATATTGTGTCTGAAACTGAACTTGCAGCATCCTACTTAGCCTGCAACAGATGACATGTTAACCCACACAAGGCAATTTTACCTACTGATCATTCTAGACTCTACTACTTTGTGGCTTTCACAACACCCCCTTcacatcaccccccccccccatttatgcTTGTTTCAAATTTAATTCACACAATATATGCCTTTAGCAGCAAAGAGTAAAGAATTTTAGGTGGCCTTCTATCCAGTAGAAACGGGGTCCCCGTTGGCAAACATTAATGCTAAGGAATCAAGGTACAAAATGAGAGTTGGTttgtaaatacaaaataaaatttacatataccTTAGtcaaagttttgcttttcttggAAAGTGTTTTTTCTGACCCTTCAGTAAAgaagatgtgtttatttttcactttgatttGTTTTCTCATGTCCAAGAACTTGGACTTGTACTTCACATTCTTCTGCAGATACTTGACCCGCCGGTGACTGAAATGGGAAATCCCACCGTATCTGTGACCAAACAGAAAGAAATGGTTCAAACTCTAGAGTCTATGAATCCGATCCCTTACATGAAACAGTTTTCACGGTTGTTCTACTAGCCagaattttaacttcattttttaaaattacagaaatcatggaataaagttaaaaatgcagAGGACTTTTTAAAAGTCTAGCTTGTATGTTAATTCTCGAGTAAATGTGAAACACCAAAGTTGGGAATAGCAACATATCTTACatataaaagaaaggagaaattgcACTGTAAAATGTAGTGACGACACAGCAGGAAACTGCAGCCCCAATGCATACtgggaaaatgtaattttttctcaGTGAGGTGATGCGGAAGCTCTTCCACACCTGTCTGGATATGTTCAAATAACCTTAAAAGGGccgctagattcttaacccaaatCAATCTGAACTCACCTCAGAAGCAAACCCCCATGACTAAAATAATTAGAGAACATCTGCTGATGTAACCATCTGAATCTTCTTGTcactgttgttgttgctgttgtctttttagggccacacccacagcatatgatgttcccaggctaggggttgaattggagctacagctgcaggcctacaccacagccatagcaacaccagatctgagcctcatctgcaacctacaccacagctcacggcaatgctggatccttaacccactgaacaaggccagggatcgaaccggcatcctcatggatgccagttgggttcattactactgagccacgacgggaactccctaaccatcTGAATCTTTCCTGTCCTAAAACATGTCTGTCTTCTatgaagccttctctgactcTATTAAGCCTCACTGATTCTCCTAGAGACTCTGAGGGACATACAGTGTAACGTACAACTGAGCACTTACAGCACGAGAAGAGTCAAGTTAAATCCCAGGTAACAGAATAAATCTCTGTGGATGTCTTAGCACAACTAGGGAGCAAAGCTACCCATGCAATTTCTCAGTAAAATGACATGTGGGCAGAAATAAATCCTGCCAAGAATTTAAAAGCGGCAGTATCAGGAAAGTCCTTTAGAAATTTTTATGAACTCTAGCCTTAAATGATGATATAGCTTCAAGTACACAGAAATGATTACAATTTTGTAGACTACAAACAGTGGATGGCTATGAAGTGCAACTGAGTTAATACGTGTGCATATATCAAACACATGTGATAGCTCGATAGTTCTCACCAACAAGAGAGCTTAGTGCTTTAACTGCAGTGTCTCAAATGCTATCCTGCATATAACCATCATTAGCTCTCTGAGTAAGTATCAGACAGCTGTAAGACAGCTGAAAACGATACAATTTCTGGAAGACAACGGCATTTCTGCATAATTACTTTTGTCCCGAGCCATGCTTGAATCCTAGAAGGGAACCACTGTGGTCCACGTCTGAATCTGGGTTTTCATCGGGGTCCAGTTCATGGctaaacaaacaaagcaaacagAGGTTAAGCCATTTCCTCCAAAGCCACCGGGTTGGGCAAATATCAAAAGGTACTTATAGTCAACCCATCACAACAACTGAGTACGGTCCACAGACTCAGGAAGACAGGAAACAGAACACTTGAATCAGGATTTTTCCAAACGAGATACATTATCTAGCAGTTTGGAACACAGTAATGAGCACTCCAATTTTAAACCATGTCAGGTGATTATCTCTATCCTTGAACATGGTACTAATACGAATTTCTCCAATTTCTCGTGGAAAAACACCAGTTAACCTGCAGCCAGTTGAACTGATTTCATAGGTGAGATCTTCAGagcttttccttaaaaacaaacaaggaaacattTGAGAAGTATcaatgccaccaaaaaaaaaatgacaaaagaaaaaatatggttaAGAATAaggttgtaggagttcccgctgtggcgcggtggaaaaaaatctgactaggaaccacgaggttgcgggttcgatccctggccttgctcagtgggttaaggatcccgagttgtggtacactgtggtgtaggtcacagatgcggctcggatctggcgttgctgtggctgtggcataggccagcggctatagctctgattagacccctagcctgggaacctccatatgcctcgtgtgCGGAAcctagaaagagacaaaaaaaaaaaaaaaaaaaacccaacaaaaaaacccccaagaaTAAGGATGTcacagggagtttccactgtggcacatgagttaaagatctgattgcagtggcttgggttgctgaggggatgcaggtttgatcccctacCCCAAagcagtgcaggtcacagctgtggcttgaacttgatctctggcctgggaatgtccatatgccctgggtatggcaaaaaaaaaaaagaaaagaaaacactaaataaGGTTGTGACACAAGTGATATTAAGTAAGTCAGGACCACTTTTTGGAGATACTTTCGAGTGGTTCCTACTACCTGGGCAAATGTAACAAATGCAAGTGATGCGAAATAATTCTTGCAAATTAAGTTGAGCACACTGAACATTATGGAGGACCTACTAGGTCCCAAGAATAAGCACACTCGTGGTCCCTGCCTCTAAGAATTGGTAGGAAGCAGAGGACGAGTTAACAAGCAGCATGTATCACTGAGAAGGAACGCAGGAGAAATatgctttttacttttatgtCCTAAGTTACTGAGCCTCTAAAGCAAAGCTTGCTGACTGTTTACAAGGAGTATGAGACATAAAAATCTTACATAGAGCACTTCACACAGTGTCAGAGAAATGAAATGTTTCCAGCTAATGTCCGAATTCTGTGATGTCCatccttttcttgtattttttagcATCAGCAtttgacttttcatttctttccagctGCTTAAATATATGCATCGACTATCTTGGGGAGAGCACTGCCTTCCTCAGAGGGGGTCTGGACCCTGGCTTCAGGGCTGTCATGTTGCTATACAGTCCTGGGTGTGGCACTGATCCCTGTTCTGGCTCAGTATTCCTACAGAATGAGACCACTGATCTAACGTACCTGAGGCCACTTTAGCAATAAAACTGTGATAAGTccagagttttgaaaaaaaaaaaaaaaaaaagtcagaacttCCTCAAGAGAGAGATCTACCTACTGACACATTATTAGATAAAAGCAAGCACTCCCGACAGCCGAGTAAGTGTCAGGTACACCACATGCTATAGGTCCAGTCTTCCCGATCATCTCATAAAAGGGGCACCAGGTCCATTCTGCCGAGGAGCGAGTACGGCAGAATGAGCGGCGGGGAGGGGTCTGACCACAGGTCTGGACGGCATGTCTCGCCTCCTCTCGGCCCAGGATGGCAGGGCTGTGACAGGACAGGCACCTGTGGCCACCTGCTCATGGACACAAGAACACGCGTGCTCACACAAACCCGCGCTGGAGAGAGGTACGTGCGACTTGCCTCCTCTTAAGTCTGCTTGGCTTCTGTTCAGGCGGGTCGTCCCCGCTCTCGTCTCCGTCAGTGCTGCTGGTGCGTGGTCGGTCTCCGGCGGTGTTTACTTCTGAGGACTTATGGGAATCTAAAGAGGTGGAGACATGGCTGTGGATTTCTGCCCTTGATTTGACCACTTGCCTGCCATGTGCAAAGGCAATCAAAACATTCCTGCAATGAACCATATGCCTGTGTCAGGCCCAGAGTCAGGCCGCATCTTCTGCTCTGGGCATCGACACGCAGTCTGAGTGTAAAAACCTGGAGCTACGCCTATTAAGGTCTACACGTTTCCCTGATCGACCTACTTAAAAAGTGCACTCAAACTGCTTTTCCTCAGGGCTCTCCAAATCAATACAAATCAATCCACAAAGTTACCTTTGGGACAGCTATCAGCTATCACATCTTGATGGAATTTTAATCTAAATGACTCTGAAGATGGCATGATCACATTTGATTAAAAGTAACCCCTCCTTTATTAAAAAGCAATTACACTTAGTTGTCATACAGTTCTTTAAGAACTGAAGTTGCAGAAAGATAAGCACTACCATTTAGAAAGAGTTTTTAACtcgttgggagttcccatcatggctcagtggttaacaaatctgtctaggaatcatgaggttgcgggttcaacccctcactcagtgggttaaggatctggcgttgcaatgagctgtggtgtaagttgcagacgcgactcagattctgcgttgctgtggctgtggtgcaggccggcagctgcagctccgattagaaccctagcctgggaacttccatatgccgcgggagcggcccaagaaatggcaaaaagacaaaaaaacccacaaaaaacaaaaccactttttAACTCGTGGAGGCTCCAGCTGAGGCACATGCCTGTCTCTGCTGTGTGTTTCTTCAGATGGGAAGGAAGGGCAGGTGGCGGGGACCAGAAGTGGAGGTGTCTGCCCCACAGTGGCGGCTTTACTGTCAGAGGACAGACAGACTATGTCAGGAGGACTCTGACACCAACAGAGGAGCACACACTTACAGAGAGATGCAATGCTTGCCTCATGTTCTGACCTCAAAGAGGATCTACAACAAGCAAAACCTAGAGGCCTCAAACTGATCCCGAAGGCAGGCCTGCTGGAGCTAATTGCAGAGATGGCTGATGATCCACCTACGGGGACAGGCAATGGAAGATAAAGGGGGATAACTGGAAGGAGGAACACGAAGCAGTCGCTGACCAAGGTCCAGACCTCAAGTTTTAGGgtcaaaataagaacaaaaatatcaaaagattgataataaaaaacaatcccattaaaaaaggatgaaaataatagcaaaacaGAAAGGAGTGAGGACACTGCACTGAAGTCAGCTCCATTGTAAGAGGACAGAGAAAAGAGCCAGAGATCTTTAGAACCTCAAGGAAACTGTGGGGATGAAGTGAGATCAGTAATCTGAGAGGAGCAAAGCAAAGGCCCTTGTTAAGGAAAAAGCCAAAACCTTTTGCTTTATGCATAAATGAGGTTGAGAGGAGAGTTGCTATAACTCAGACTTTCCCAGCACCCAACCTCAAGGATGACGAGGCCCCATCTCAGTGGGCTTCAGGAAAAATTCAAGTTCTAAAGATGCCTGCCTCTCCCATCTTCCTGATGCATAAGTTGGTGGCTTATCCACCCCAGCAGACGCCTTCTAGTCCGCCCTACACTAACTTCTCCCAACCATCCCACCCTACTCTAATGTCTCTCAAAACCCTCCAACACACATTCTGTAGTCCTGACAGTGGCACCAGTctgcacaactttttttttctttttcagggtcatacttgaggcatgtggaggttcccaggctaggggtcaaatcggaactgcagctgctagcctacaccacagccacagcaaggccagatccaagcctgtctgagacctacaccacagctcacagcaacgccagatccttaacccactgaataaggccagggatcgaatctgcgtcctcatggatactagtcagatttgtttctgctgagccacgatgggaactcctttttttttttggcacaacTGTTTTAATCACTCAGGCAGGAGTCAGACAAGTTCCTTATCCTGGATATTTTCTGAGACTCCTGCAATCAACCCGTCCAGTTATAATACCATGACCTGTTGAGACCCTCGATAGAGCAAGATGTTGCTTGTCCCCAGGGAATTCCAGACTCGACCCCATCAGAGTTGCCGGACGGCAAACCTGTGCTGACAATCACTCTGCCACGCCTCCTATCATCTCAGCTGCTCCAGAGAAACTTGGCCATTCCAAGCTCACTCTAAGTCAGACTTCTCAGTGGATGTCCAGGTTTTAACGCACCGGCCACCAAGGTATAAGAGGAAGGACCAATACTCCTAAACTCTAGGCAAatactctttttatttctataaaaatgtgaTGAGCAACTGGGACATAAAAAAAGAGGGATTAAATCATTTCATTATTGCACCATAAAAGGTAGCTGGCATTATTTAACTCTACCACAAAGGATCCGTGTTAGTTATTTTGGTGAACAGACTGGTTCTGTCAGTCACTACTCAGGAGGATAGATCTGGCCAGTCTTACCCTCAGCGGGATGCTCTGTGCTCCCAGCCTCAGACAGGTCGCTCCCCTTGGCTCCGCCATGACATGGTTCCCTTTGGCCAGAGGTGGGACATTCTCTTCTGCCGTGGACTTCACTTAGACACGGATGTCCGTCACCGCTCCCAGAGGACACTAATTGGCTCTGTTCTCCTTCCTCTGAATTCAGATTTATGTTACTAATTCCATCAAGGATTTCACTGTGATCTTTGTCACCTGAACTAGAGCTTTCGCTACCAACTGATGAAGACGGGAAAGAAAGGACGTTTGCTTTCACGCAATTTTCATCTCTCTTGTCAACTTCTGTTTCGGCCCCACAGGCGTCTGTGTCACAGCTTTGTGAGGCTTCAAAAGTCCACCCCTGAGCTTCCCAATACTGAAACTGTTCCAAGTAATACCAATAAACGTGACTATAATGTTGTTCCCACTCCTCCTTTGTATCAGGCATGTTCCAAGGTTCAGAACACAGGGTTTGACCTGAATGTTTGTCTTGCCAGCTCTGCCATAACAGTCCTCCACCATATTCGTTCCAATATGTTTCCCATTTCTCTGTAATCTCCAGCTTTGGAGGTAATGTTCTTTCAACAGGAAGCTTTTCAGTTTCCATGTCTTTTGGGGTTTGACAGTTACATGTTCTGGTCTTCTTATTCTGTTCAACTGAAGACGGATCATCTGAAGCCAAAACGTCATCTTCTTCACATTCTTGGCTCCGAGATTCTCTCATAGTTTCACTGAAGTACttcttttggtgttttttctttttctttttcattttaactctGTTTCTAGTATTCATAGATACCTACAAAGGTAAATAACTTGCATATAAACTGTGCTTTATAAACTCTAAGAGTAGAATTTAAGTCTATTTTGACATCACACAAAATAGCCTCAACCCTTGCATCCTGGGTTTTAGTCACACAAAGAAGTGAATCTTACTACGTTTCTAAGAGGAAGACATATCACAATTTGCAGTTTTggttaatttataaatatgtatgtacatttaaaaagggGTGCCCTAATTTGTGAATGCATTAGACTTGGgataaaaaaaatcccatgtgaTATTTTATGAAGAAAACTAAGAAACATAAACAATAAAAGTAGACTGATACTTACCTCGAAATTCTTATGCACAGACATCCCACCAAACTGCAGTGGCAGCCCCATACTTCTCATCAGTTCAGCCTCAGAATCAAGTTCACTTTCATCTGGGCCTGGGGCTCTGCTGTCGCGTGACTCCACAGGGCCCTCGGAATGActactctcctcctcctcttctgtcaGCTGGTCTCCTACACACAGCGTTTGCTATGTTAGCTTAGTTTTAGAGAAAATTCAGATACAGGTGTTGACACgttcattttaaagaaacaaaccaCCTGAGACTCAGACATTTcctgacttgcccaaggtaaaGATGTACGAATGTTACAATTtttgaggggaagaaaaataaaaggaaaaaaaagaatctgagaggaATATGGACTAGTGAAAAAACAGCCGAATAGGAATCAAGAGACAAGGTGTAGTCTGCTCTGCCGGCTGCCGCCCACCCAGCTGCCCACGTGGCTAACGCTGTGGACCAGCCCGTCTGCTGGGCACCAGGCAAGGATGGAGAGGGAACACAGCGGAACAGCCACAGGGAAAGCACTCACATGATCACATGCCTGCGACACTGCACTCAGTCGGTGGATTTAAAATGAGGACTGCGGAGTTATCTGAGGAGCTGTGAGCTACCTCTCCAGGCCCTTCCTGGGTCCTTCATTCACGCCCTGGGGCCCCGTGGGAGGCTGACTTAATGAAAGGATTCTGCTATTAAAGGCGTGAAATGCACTGAACTGGGAGGTCTTCTCAAACTCCCTGATGCTAGGTCTTAGAGGCAACCTGTTTTATGGCAACAAGCTTTACTTTATCCCAATATGGCAATCTAAAAGTAGCTCACGCCATAGACTGGACAAATGCTATGCGAGCACTCCATTCTAAAATGTGAGATAAAACACTTTATATATTAGCACATGCAATTCAGGTTGAGCTGCACTCCAGCTAAGTGATCTTAGGCAACAAAACAGTGAATCTTACCACAGCAAAAATGGAGACTGAAGAGAGATCTCATGGGCACAAATCCCACTCTGGGGTGGGGAATGCCTAGCTCAACCATGGAGATCCATTTAACGAACTTGTCAAGAAAGCTCAGAAGAGcagacagagaaaatgaattaGCTAGGCTCATGTTTCTCTCATGTTTTCTTGGGTTCTATGGGACCTTAGTCTCTAAAGAAATCTTATTTGTACTAAGTGATACTGAAACACAAGCCAACCATTTCATCCAGTGCATAAATGAAGAAGTAGTGATTTGTGCCATCTCGGTGAGAGCTAGGTGAGAGTTACGGATTGAAATAGAAATCCTGCCTCGTGCTGACTTAGGCGATAACTTGTGTTGCAGTTTTCCCCCCCGCATCTCGGGAAATATACAAGGTCTGTGCAGAAAGTTCAAAGGGGGTCAAGAGAGACGTGTCACCGAGTCCACGACAGCTTTCAGGTAACTAGGTGAGGTGCAAAGCACAGAACAGAGTCTATTTATTTGGGAAGCACGTTAATCCAGACTGTGGCCTCTTTACTTTGTGACAAAAGATGGTGGATGTTCACTGGGAGTTTATCCCCAATCATTCATTTATCTATGAACTGTTAACGCAGTCAAACAAGGAGGCAGTCAGACTGAGCTGGCACTAACGCCTCAGTCGCCTAACCATACAAAGAGCACCTCGGCCCAGCCAGTGCACTGGAATCCGAGACAATGAAACTTAACAACGAGGCACAAGCAGCCAAGCACACCTTCCCAAATAAGGCAGCTGCTTAAACTACGGCCAATCAAATTCCTTGCTTTGCATCTCCATCTTCTCTATAAAAACTCCTCTCCTACCTCTGCTGTGGGGCACCCCTATAACCACCTGGAGCTGGTCTGGTGCTGATCTGAATTCAGGCATGCtcaaattcttgaaaaaaaaaaatgttttaatgtgtctcagtttattttttaacacaaTAAAGTTCTGCTGAAGAAACtatgttttctgcttttccaaGCTTCAAAGTTCAGGTCTCTCTTACCTAATGGTGACAGCTCAGGAAGGAATGCTGTACAGGGCAAGAGAGGCTGCCTCAAGTCCAAACATGGGCTAGCTACAGGCAATGGGAAGATCTGCTCTGAGCGATTCCAGGACCATGttatagtgaaaaaaatatgaactatCTATGATGATACAATCATttgtcatttataatattttcagcAAAAAAGGTCTGTAGCTTCTTGCCGTATTACCTGCATTGTTGCCATTGTCTTTCACATAGTAGCCTTTTAATCCCAAATTGTACAATTTCCGATCTCTGTAAAGCAAATTAAAAgccaagactgaaaaaaattacacaataaatttagagaaaaaatttaagatgGCATAGATTAATTAATGAAAAGACTGAAAACCAGGAAAGCTACATGCGaatacattttccttctctgtaacaCAGAGGTAATAACACACACCTCAGGGGGCTGGTGTAAAGActgtaaatgtaaaacatttgCTATACACTACACGGCACGCAGATCATAACACccatcattaattattaaaatcaaGCGGCAGTTCTGGATATTGGGGGAAGAATCTGACCCTCCTTATGACACACAAGCAGTGAAATATTCTCTAAATTTGATTGAAGGAGTGAGGATAAATGTGAAAAGATCTGTCTTACACATTTATAAGCCCACATGCAGACCCTAGTCAATTTGCAAATAAGCCACATAATCCATTGCCTAGTGGATGCGACACTCATGGGCTGAGCTAAGGATGTTTCAGGGCCTGACATAAAATgaagttcttatttattttgtcaaacTGAAACATAAGATAAAACAATTCAGTGTCAATGACTCTTAAAACAGTGAATGGTTAAACTTTTCTTTATATACCTCCATCTACATTTTTTCTTTACTAAGATGGGAAGTTATATCCAACATGTACCTAGTAGAAAACTTAATAAAGGGGGGAGGGCTGCTATTATATCTTCTTACCGGTAAATCAGGCTGTAATAAATTCCATCATAACTGCAAGTAGTAGCTAATACTACTTTCCTAATGGAGCTacaataaattcaacaaaacaaaattcttgtGTACTTGTACTTTCATATCCTTCTCTGAACTACTTTTAtgagtttgaaattatttcaaaatgaattatttgaaaaataattaaagcttGTGATTGACAGTGCAGGCAACTTTTAGGCAAAAACCTACTACTCCATCCTTTCAGCATTTTCTATTCTAGGTTTTGTACATAAGCACAAAATTTTTTACATAATTGTAACCATtgtctaagtattttatattctgaaatgtaaattaaagatttttttcatgttgctATATAGCCATTGTACTGATCATTTCTAAGAGATCTATaacactgtaaatatatatgaacttCACATAGAAAATACATAGAAAGTTAAATGTGTAGATGAATTATAATTATTACTCCAATTATAGAGTTCCTAAGACAGTATGTTAATGTAATGTCCTCAGAAATTGAAAATTAgttacaaggagttcccattgtggcttagcaggttaagaacctgagtaatCTCCTCTGAGGATATAGGActaatctctgtgaggatgcaggttggatccttggcctcact encodes the following:
- the TGS1 gene encoding LOW QUALITY PROTEIN: trimethylguanosine synthase (The sequence of the model RefSeq protein was modified relative to this genomic sequence to represent the inferred CDS: inserted 1 base in 1 codon), with translation MCCEKWSRVAEMCLFLEDLQEGSRILCFCSRAFVEDRKLYNLGLKGYYVKDNGNNAGDQLTEEEEESSHSEGPVESRDSRAPGPDESELDSEAELMRSMGLPLQFGGMSVHKNFEVSMNTRNRVKMKKKKKKHQKKYFSETMRESRSQECEEDDVLASDDPSSVEQNKKTRTCNCQTPKDMETEKLPVERTLPPKLEITEKWETYWNEYGGGLLWQSWQDKHSGQTLCSEPWNMPDTKEEWEQHYSHVYWYYLEQFQYWEAQGWTFEASQSCDTDACGAETEVDKRDENCVKANVLSFPSSSVGSESSSSGDKDHSEILDGISNINLNSEEGEQSQLVSSGSGDGHPCLSEVHGRRECPTSGQREPCHGGAKGSDLSEAGSTEHPAEDSHKSSEVNTAGDRPRTSSTDGDESGDDPPEQKPSRLKRSHELDPDENPDSDVDHSGSLLGFKHGSGQKYGGISHFSHRRVKYLQKNVKYKSKFLDMRKQIKVKNKHIFFTEGSEKTLSKKSKTLTKVEKFLKWVNEPMEEEASPPLVSGDNVPDTCASSDSEEKEPSVKNGDETGEPEPGECPAVSSAAGGPETEKNDGAGPGAAKADEEDGPAQAAPDPLQVEAEAENKKKKRKKNKNKGVCLPPEIAAVPELAKYWAQRYRLFSRFDDGIKLDREGWFSVTPEKIAEHIAGRVSQSFQCDIVVDAFCGVGGNTIQFALTGKRVIAIDIDPVKIDLARNNAEVYGVADKIEFIQGDFLQLAPRLKADVVFLSPPWXGPDYATAETFDIRTMMAPDGFEIFRLSQMITNNIVYFLPRNADVDQVASLAGPGGQVEIEQNFLNNKLKTITAYFGDLIRRSAPES